The Candidatus Neomarinimicrobiota bacterium genome includes the window GGTAGCACCCGTATCCCGTCCGTATCCACATATTTGCGGTCAAGAACGGTAAAAAACGGTCAGATTCGGCAAATGAGACGGTAAGAAAAAGGGATTATAGTGGAGGTAATTCCAATTTCTAATCCCTTTAATTTTATAGAGTTAATTACTCGTGGAGCCGAAGGGACTCGAACCCTCGACCTCCTGAATGCCATTCAGGCGCTCTCCCAACTGAGCTACGGCCCCTTGTTAAGAGCAAAGATAAAAGATAAAAGATAAAAGAACCAAGAGCCAAATACCCACTCATCGATGAAACATAGTTGATATTTTGTCGTTAATTCCAATTATTGGTATATTAGGTTTCCTGATGAGGAGTGCAAATGTGAATAACTCGAAATGGGTCACCGTGGTGAGTGTTGCCGCGCTGTCACTCTGGCTTGGGGTATTTTCTGCTTGTTCCGAGAGCAAGGCAGTGTCCGGTTCGGCGGTTCTGGTTGTCACTGGAAATGTGCACAGTCAACTGGACCCGTGCGGGTGAAAGAATCGTCCGTACGGCGGTCTGCCGAGAAAAGCAACCTACGTCGATGGCCTGAGAGAGAATGGGGATGACCCTATTATCCTTGACGCGGGCGACATCTTCTTCTCTGTTGAGAAAGTAAGCGGGGTTCAGCGTGAACAGTCAATTCTGAGGGCGAACACCCTTGTGGAGGGGTACAACATTATCGGATGTGACGCTCTGAATATTGGAAATAAAGATTTTGCCGAAGGTACAGACTTTCTCAAGGAATTGGCTTCCAACGCTCTATTTCCGTTCGTTTCGGCAAATATTGTTGACGCGGAGAAAAAGGAACTTCTGTTTGAGCCCTTCAGGGTCATAGAAAGGTCAGGCTTACGGCTTGGGGTGCTCGGTTTGACGACACACCTCCCTGCTCATGTCGATGACGTTGTCCTTCTCGATCCAATCGATCAGGCAAGGAAGATTCTCGCCGATCTCGAAGGGCAGACGGATTACCAGGTTGTTCTGTTTAGCGGCTCCTACCAAGAGGCCCTTGCCGCCAGTGACTCTCTTGTGTCGGCGGATTTCATTTTTGTCAGCGGCACCACCCGTACCCCCGCCCGGAGAAGGAGTGAGCGTGTGTCAGGACCGAGGATATACCGGCTTGGAAAACAGGGAAAATCGCTTGGGATCGTCCATTTTGACATTGAGGATGCGAATCAAGAACTCATCGATGTCTCCACGTTAAAGTGGAGAGAAGCTTTCATAACGAGACAACTGAAAAGAATGGGTCAAAAGGATCCGTCAAAGGAACTCGAGGAGATTTATCAAGACAGTCCCGAAATGGTTGATCGAATCCATCAGATCACGGTAGAGAAGAAATCCATTGAAAAAAGGCTGGCTGAATTGAAGAGCACGCTTTGGTTTGATTTTGTACCCATGACGAAGGAGGTGGAGGACAACCCTCAATTACTGGCCATGGTTGAAAAAACCCTTGCCGAGTGCGACCGAATCGAGGTCGCTGACAAAACCTCCAACTCATCCCCCGGTCGCGATGCGACCCGCGCGACTCGAGGGTCTCCCAGGCCAAGAGTCCGCACGTCCATTCAATGAGCAGTTCGAAGATAGGTCAGGGTCTCATGATTCTGGCCCTATCCTTTACGTTTGGCTTAGGCTATAACGCTTTGAGAAGCGGCGGCATTCCCCTTATCGCAGAAAAGGAAATGATGACAAGCGAAAACGTTTCGGACATTGATTCTCTTCTTATGGAAGGGACGGTTTTCGCTGCTCCGGTGTTGATCGATCTTGACCTGGCGAAGCAGTTGTTCGACATGGGTGTTGTATTCATCGATGCCAGGGATGAGGAGGAGTTCCGGGAAGGGCATGTTCGTGGAGCTGAAAATCTGTCTATCATTCAGATTGCTTCTCAGTTCTTTCCAATCGATCCACTGGTGACATATTGCGACGGCCGTGGATGCGACCTCAGTCTGGAACTGTCAGAAAACCTGATGCTTGACTGGGAGTTTACGAAGGTGTTCGTTTTTGAGGGCGGGTGGCCCGATTGGGAGGCTGCTGGCTATCCGACCGAGGTAGGCCCTTGACATTCTTGAATAGAAGGTGGGTAGTTGTCGCATTCCGGATGGCTCTCGGTGTCATGCTGATCTATGCAAGTTTTGATAAGATTGCCAATCCTTCCGAATTCAGCGGAGTGATCGCGAACTACCAACTGATCCCATTTTATTCCTCAAATCTTCTCGCCATTCTTTTACCGTGGTTAGAGTTTTTCGTGGGAGCTTGTCTCATTCTTGGACTTCTTGTAGATGGTGCCGCTTTTCTTACGATGGGAATGATGGTGGTGTTCATCGTAGCGTTGTCGCAGGCCACCGTTCGCGGCCTGGATATCGAATGCGGATGTTTCAAGGATGCCTCAAAA containing:
- a CDS encoding MauE/DoxX family redox-associated membrane protein gives rise to the protein MTFLNRRWVVVAFRMALGVMLIYASFDKIANPSEFSGVIANYQLIPFYSSNLLAILLPWLEFFVGACLILGLLVDGAAFLTMGMMVVFIVALSQATVRGLDIECGCFKDASKVGVRRIVEDFVWLGMAYVIWRRVEKPLEIYPKSV
- a CDS encoding rhodanese-like domain-containing protein, whose translation is MSSSKIGQGLMILALSFTFGLGYNALRSGGIPLIAEKEMMTSENVSDIDSLLMEGTVFAAPVLIDLDLAKQLFDMGVVFIDARDEEEFREGHVRGAENLSIIQIASQFFPIDPLVTYCDGRGCDLSLELSENLMLDWEFTKVFVFEGGWPDWEAAGYPTEVGP